AGGGCTTAAGAGTTGCTGATAGAGGCCATGTGAAGTATCTTCCGACTCTGGGTATTGGTGATTTGGATAGTGGTTATATTAAACCAATATATGCACAGATAGAGAAGCCTCCAAGTGCAACGAAACGGAGCCAAGCTGCTTACTGGTATCAGAGGATGTTTAGAAAGGGTGGTCGAAGAGAGACAGCAGCTGTTACTGCGACAAATACCGTAGAGAAATATTATTCTTCAGGATCATCAAGCCACAATATTGGAAATCCTACTTACGATCTATCGGTTCGAAATGGAAGTACGGGAAATGGTAAGATGTTTGATCGGAGTTCGGTTTGTACTGCTCcgattgatgatgatatagaTTTGGATGGAAGTCCTGTTGAGTTACAGACGTATTGCAACTTGAAATCTACGAATTTCAAGAGTAGATCTTATCATGCTCCATCTTTGACTTCAGTGAATGGAGATGATAGCATAGATATGATTGTGAGTAACCAGGAGAACGTGGATTACAATTTTCAACTCATCGACAGCGATGACACGGAGAAGGATTATTTGCGCAGAGTTACAGTTAGAAATGGAGACGGCCATCGACCTTTCGCAAACGTCAGGAGTGATGAATTCAGTATTAAGGATACCTTAAGACGTGTGAATCCAGTGAGAATTATGAGAGAGCAGAAGAATCAGAGATATCGAATCCAACGAAAGCTCAAGCTacgtcatcttcatcaaatcgCTCTTGGTGGCACGTTGGGTGTTGGCTTGTTGCTCTCGTCTGGTAAAGCATTTTCTATTGCGGGACCATTAGGATGCCTTTTAGGTTTTATAATAGCTGGACTCATTGTTCTAGCTACCATGCTTTCATTTTGTGAAATGGTCACGCTGATTCCTCTCTGTGGCGGTGTCTCGGGTGTTTCATCTCGTTTTGTAGACGATGCCTTTGGATTTGCATTAGGTGTTGGCTACTGGCTTTGCTATATGGTGGGTCTTCCGACGGAGATCACGGCTGCATCTATTATGCTCAGTTTCTACAAAAGCCTTGATATTCCAGGACCAAACACATGTGGATGGATTGCATTTTTCTTGATATTTGCTACATGTATGAACCTATGCGATATTCGCGTTTATGGAGAGTTTGAATACTTTTCAACAATCATCAAACTACTTATAATCATAGCTCTAATGATCTATATGATTGTATTAGACTGCGGAGGTTCTGCACCTTTGCACCACAGGATGGGATTCAGATATTGGGACAGTTCAAAGTCTGACTGGGCTAATTCAATCACTTTTGGTGCGTTTAGGCCCACTTTTGATGTGAATGATATCGGTCTTGGCTCGTTAGATGGGATCGGTGGCGCTAAGGGAAGAATTTGCCAGGTATTGATAGCTACTGTCGTAGCATCTTATGCCTATGTTGGTACAGAAATTGTGATCATTGCGGGCAGTGAGGCACGTGACCCCAGAAAGGCTATTCCCAGTGCTACTAGAAACATCTACTGGCGTATCTTTATTTTCTACATCTCATCAATTTTTGCCGTTGGCTTGAATATTTATAGTGGAGATCCTCGACTTCTTCGGTACTTCAGCTCAAGCGCTACGAACGGATCCGGGTACTTGGCGAACAACAATTCAATAGATAAGGTAATCAGTTTGGTTGGTGGTGACTTATGCGAGACAAATCTGCTTACCTGGGCCGGCTTTTCGAACGGAAATCAATCACCATTCGTTATTGCCATTCAAAGTTCTGGTATGTGTACATTTGCTGCCGTCACAAATGCCTTCCTACTATACTTTGCCGTTACTGCGGCTACCTCTCAGTTGTACGCGGCTTCAAGGACATTATATTTTTTGTCAATTCAAGGCAAGGCACCCCAACTCTTCTCGATTTGTTCGAAAAACGGTGTTCCCTATCTAAGTGTGTTATTCACCGCAGCCTTTGGATGCCTagcttttctttctgtcaATAACAACACTGCGCTTGTGTTTGAAAGATTGCTAAGCATATGCGCTTCATCTGGCTTAATTGTTTGGTCTGGAATGtgtctttcttttattcgCTTTTACTATGGATTGAAACTACGGCCTGACATCATTAACAGGGACGACGAGAACTATCCGTACAAGTCTCCATTCCAGCCATTTCTTGCATACTTTGGAATGATATCCTCGTTTTTTACAGTCATCATTTCTGGCTTTTTGGTGTTTTTAAAGGCAAAGTGGTCCCCAATGCATTTCATTTCTTGTTATGGTTCTTTATTTGTGTTCATCTTTTGCTATATTACTTACAAGATTTTCCGCAGAACTAAGATTCACAGATTGGATCAGCTAGACCTTGattctggaagaagagaaattgatCGGATCATTTGGGAGGACGAGCAGAATTATGTGAGTaatttcaaagagattattCATCGGTTTATCAACTTTTTATTGTGATGTTGATTATCATGTAATTGATGCAAATTATTAGTGTACATTATAACGATTGATTCAATTTGGCCAGTAGTTGttccttccttctttgcaCTATAAATCTTTCGACATCATCAGATGTGAGCAACTCTTTATCGAAActttcatcaaattcaactaGAGGTTTATCCGATTTTTTATCAACCTCCTGCTGCAATTCTCGACTTCTTTTCCGTTCAAAGCTGATCAAGTCACCACTACCGCCTGCTTTTTCTCTATAGTATTCCTCATTGGACTCTTTTAATTTATCCAGGGTAATCAAAGTGGAGATCTTCACATTCTTCGTTCCCAGAATGTAACTCATTTCATCAGCAATCTCATTTTCTGAAGGAATTAGATGTCTGTTCTCCAGCTCTTGGTCTAACCCGTAGTACATTGGACTAAATTCGTGTGCAGTCATCATTTTTAAAGCAGTTTTATCGCTTCgcttctttgatttctgcTGTTCATCCCTCTTTTGCTGTTCTAAGTTTGCATTTAGTAATTTCTGAACGTCAGGAAGCTCTTTAGCACGACCATAATATCGATATCCGTTAATCTTGGCCGCATTTCCATAAAACTGTTCACCTCCTTTTTGAAAGTAATCAGGACCCCCGAGTTCCTTAATTCGATACTCCCAAGACCGAAGTTCTCGCATCAACTTGTTAAGCttatcattcaattctCTGATCTGATACTCTTCAGTGAGTGCATCATTTATTCGGATCAAATCTCTATTAATATCCTTCATACACATCTTTCTACATGCTTCTGCATCCGATGCGTTCTTCACATCCTGTGTTCTGCTCGgtctttctcttgataTCTGCGGTGCATTTTCAGAATAGTATCTGTTTAAACCAGAGTTGGCCTCTTTCTTACGATGAAGCATGCTGGTAGAGAAATGAAGGATTCAACTCCTTGAGTGAATAATACATCATACAAATATAGGATAATATTAGTGGTGTAAAGATGCACAATTGGCCGGACCTTATTTATCACTATTTTCTATTTACTATTTTCGGAGCTACCTTTTCGACTGACGGACgtgtcttctcttcttatcttccATGAAACAACACGCAAACGTTATGTCTGcaataagaaagagcagGCTCTTTGTCGTTGGTGCCAGTCTCATAATTGGCTTGATTATCTTCCTCTCCATTCCATCTCAAAGAGTCTCTGCTATAAGTTCAAGTGACGACCAATTACAGCGAGCTGACGTTGGATATGGTATATCTCTCAAACCGGAAAAGTCTCTGCACGAGAATTATGATGTGAATTCGAAAGATTCTGAACATGGGACTACTTCGTCTGGTGCTTCTTCGTCTGgggcttcttcttcttgtacGGAAAAAAAGGAATATGTGGTGATGATTGATGCCGGCTCTACTGGTTCTAGAGTTCATGTTTATACGTTTGACACCTGCTTCAGTCCACCTAAATTATTGGATGAGCAATTCAAAATGCTCAAACCTGGGTTGTCTTCGTTCGATAAGGATACCATAGGTGCAGCAAAGTCTTTGGATCCTCTATTACAGGTGGCACTGGATACCATCCCCTCAGAAGAACGGGGATGTTCTCCGGTATCAGTTAAGGCCACCGCTGGTTTAAGATTATTGGGACAAGAAAAGTCTGACGCCATATTACAAGAGGTCAGAAgtcatcttgaaaatgattTTCCTTTCCCTGTGGTTTCTGGTGACGGTATTTCGATCATGGATGGAGGTGACGAAGGTGTCTATGCTTGGATTACAAGTAATTATTTGTTGGGAAATATTGGAAGTGATGAGAAGTTGCCAACTGCTGCCGTGTTTGACCTTGGTGGTGGCTCCACACAGATTGTTTTTGAACCTGTTGAtggagagaagatgattgaaGGTGAACACAAGTACAAAATTGATTTTGGTGGCAGAAGCTTTGTCTTGTACCAGTATTCTCATTTGGGATACGGTTTAATGCAGGGAAGACAAAAGATTAATGCGTTGGTTCTTGATCTCTTGATCAAGAGGGGAAAGGTGTCTAATTTGAAACCTCTTACAGAGTCACAAATGGAAAATGTCAAAACATTGCGTTCTGATATAACCATAAAGCATCCTTGCGTTCCTCCAGGAGTCACTGCTGAAAATGTCAAGGTGGAAATGGAGGATGGATCTGCATATCTAGTGAATTTTGTGTCTCCAGCAGAAAACGAGAGTGATCCATTGGCTGCAACTGCTTCCACACAATGTCGATTCTTGGCTGAAAGTGTGCTGAATAAGGATGCCGACTGTGAGTCGAAATCATGCTCTTTCAACGGTATTTATCAACCTTCCCTAAGACATCAGTTTCCCGTCGGTTCCGATATGTTCGTCTTCTCATACTTTTACGATAGATTGAAGCCTATTGGAATGCCTACGTCATTTTCATTACAGGAAATGCTCGACCTTACTCAGCTAGTGTGCTCGGGATCGTCCATTTGGAAtgaattctttcttcagAAGACTACCATTAATGAGCTTCAAGATGAACCATTATGGTGCCtggatctttcttttatgACTACACTTTTGCACACTGGGTATGATATTCCACTTAATAGGGAGCTCAGAACAGCAAAAAACCATTGCTGGTAATGAGCTCGGATGGTGCTTAGGTGCAGCCTTACCTTTGCTAGACAAAGATTCTATGTGGAGTTGTCGGGTTAATAAAGACTACTAATACATAATATAATAATTGCCGATAGGTATACTTGGATGTAATCGCCGGAATTATGCATAGTCACGTGATCACTGGATTTCATGCATACATATGAAATGGACTTCCCCTATTTAAATTGTGGGGGTTAATCCGGATATTGTTTCTTTATCTCCAGTTCTTTTATTGTTTAACCGATCTACAGCCAGCTAAGCGCATTCATTGACCGCCACTACACTGAAAGCTGATCAATTATTTCTTAAGCGGACATCAGGTGGTCTCTTCTAGCTCATCTCGTatttgtctcttcttttcgttttttttttttttttttcatcatcttttgattttctcgGAGATTATCGTCTACCTCCTCTATTGTATCAGTTGTTGAATCGGTTAATGGTATATGGAAAGCCGGAGTTGTCAAGtgatttttttgaagtttaaGGGCGCCGCGATTTCCGTTTGCattgttttctttcaagaatAGTTATTTATCATTGGTCTGCACAATCTAAGACTACTAAttgttttttgtttttttgCCTTTGTCCTCGACCTATAAATCCACTTCTGTAAGATGTCATCAAACAATTCATGGTCTACAAATTCAGAAGTTTCTAATGCTCCGTCCTCAGATTTGATATCTTCCCAGGATCTTAAACGTTCGGAGTCGATGATTCCAAAAGAACCTGTTCTTCACACTTGTTTTTTTGATAGCGATTCTCCTACTGTTACTGTTAGCGTTGATTCCCGAAATAACCAACCGTTCGAAAATCAAGTTGGGGTTCAAGCGAAAACCCAAGTTCAGATAAAAGCCAAAACTCAGGCTCAAGCTCAAGCTCAAGTTTCATCTCCACCGGGTTACAATGGAATGGCAATGCGTGCAGGATATTCGTTGCAAAGGCAACCAAATTATAGCTACCAGAAGGCTACAATTCCTCCGAGTGCACCAGCGCCTGTACCAGTACCAATTTCTCTGTCTCCGTCACATATGAACTCTGCTAAAGAATGCGACAGCACAGACCAACTTCTCGATACATTACAATACGAGGGTATCTCGGGGATGAAATCTCATGCCGATTTGGCTAAAACAGCTCACAGTGTTAGGATACTAGCAAAAAGATTGGATAAAGCCActattcatcttcagatGAATAATGTAATGATTATCACGAAGGCAAGAGACAACTCTTTGATATACCTTACTCGAGAATTGGCTGAATGGCTATTGAAGCGGTATCAGAAGACAACAGTTTATGTTGATTATCATTTAGAGCATTCACATAGGTTTAACTTTGAGGCTTTGATAGCGGATGTGACAAATGGAAAGGAAAGGCTAAAGTGCTGGACCAAAAAGCTCGCATTAGAGAAGCCGGACCTATTCGATTTTGTTATTACTTTAGGCGGTGATGGTACTGTACTATATGCGTCCACGCTTTTTCAAAAGGTCGTTCCTCCTATTATTTCATTCTCCTTGGGATCATTGGGATTTCTTACAAATTTCCAATTCGAGGATTTCCGGACAACGTTAGATCTGGGGATTAAACTGGGTGTTAAAACTAATCTTCGAATGAGGTTCACGTGCCGTGTTCACGATGCCGACGGTGCGTTGATATGCGAGCAGCAGGTGTTAAATGAACTGACCGTGGATAGAGGTCCGTCTCCCTTTGTCACAATGCTGGAACTTTATGGAGACGGTTCTTTAATTACCGTGGCTCAGGCTGATGGTCTAATCATAGCTACTCCGACAGGATCCACTGCTTATTCGTTAAGTGCTGGGGGCTCGCTTGTTCATCCAAGCGTAAGCACCATTTGTGTGACCCCCATCTGTCCGCACACGCTTTCGTTCAGACCGATATTACTTCCGGATTCTATGGTCTTGAAAATCAAGGTACCACTGAGAGCTCGATCACATGCATGGGCATCCTTTGATGgtagagaaagaacagaGATGAGTAAAGGCTACTATGTGACTGTTAGTGCTTCCCAATATCCTTTCCCCACTGTGAGATCGTCGAAGAGTGAATATTTTGAAAGCGTTTGCAGCGTTCTTAACTGGAACAAACGTGAAGAGCAAAAGTCGTTTGTCCATTTGCTAAGCgataagaataagaagtCTTACAATGATTACAGAGAGTCGCATGAGAGACGATGTTTGGATCATGATATCGATCAGGATGGTGAAGGCTATAACTACTCGCACTCCGACGATCCTGTAAGTGCGTATAGCAGCGACGTTCGAGACGAGCATGTGATGTACAATGataaaattgatgatgtgGTTTCCAATGGTAGATATGAAATTGACTATAGcgatgatttggatgatttggaatTGGAAGACTCGCTAAGCAATGAAGTCAAGGGAAAGTTAAAGATAGGTATGGCAGACAGCTTTACTGATGGGAACAAGCCACAATTTTATACTGGAGATTCCTCTGTGAGTACAAGCAGtggatcatcttcaccCTTATAATCAGCAACGTGTATAATACGAAAATGAATTTCTACCTACTCTAGGCGCAATATGGATTACAACCCATGGGGCCCGCCCATCATATGGGCCTTTTTTGCCTGGGACGTCACTGGTGGTGGGAGCCACGCGCGCGGTAGCCGAGTGAGGAAAGCTGCAAACTTGCCCGCGAATTTACAGGAAAAGTAGGAAAACGAATCAATTTACCTGACGAAAGTTCGCCGTAGTCTTCAGAATTAACTTTTTGAgctaaaaagaaaaaaaaacggAGTAAGAGACTGAAATTAAGTAGACACGATAAGAGAAGTTTaactcctttcttcttttacgCCAACCATTGAACAGATCTAAAATGAATGGCAACGGAAATGAGATTGATCACGTGGATTTAAGtgctgttgatgaagaactttCGTCTTCTAGATCCTCAGACTTTTCAATGGATGAGAATAGTAAGATGATTCCTCACAAGCAAAGCTCAGGGGAGAAGGATATATTTGATTCCTCCAAGGTTGCGACAAATCTAGAACATGCACTTGATGATGTTCCTGAATACTATCATACAG
The sequence above is a segment of the Brettanomyces nanus chromosome 4, complete sequence genome. Coding sequences within it:
- a CDS encoding uncharacterized protein (BUSCO:EOG09343SRQ), producing the protein MLHRKKEANSGLNRYYSENAPQISRERPSRTQDVKNASDAEACRKMCMKDINRDLIRINDALTEEYQIRELNDKLNKLMRELRSWEYRIKELGGPDYFQKGGEQFYGNAAKINGYRYYGRAKELPDVQKLLNANLEQQKRDEQQKSKKRSDKTALKMMTAHEFSPMYYGLDQELENRHLIPSENEIADEMSYILGTKNVKISTLITLDKLKESNEEYYREKAGGSGDLISFERKRSRELQQEVDKKSDKPLVEFDESFDKELLTSDDVERFIVQRRKEQLLAKLNQSL
- the GDA1 gene encoding Guanosine-diphosphatase (BUSCO:EOG0934183G), whose translation is MSAIRKSRLFVVGASLIIGLIIFLSIPSQRVSAISSSDDQLQRADVGYGISLKPEKSLHENYDVNSKDSEHGTTSSGASSSGASSSCTEKKEYVVMIDAGSTGSRVHVYTFDTCFSPPKLLDEQFKMLKPGLSSFDKDTIGAAKSLDPLLQVALDTIPSEERGCSPVSVKATAGLRLLGQEKSDAILQEVRSHLENDFPFPVVSGDGISIMDGGDEGVYAWITSNYLLGNIGSDEKLPTAAVFDLGGGSTQIVFEPVDGEKMIEGEHKYKIDFGGRSFVLYQYSHLGYGLMQGRQKINALVLDLLIKRGKVSNLKPLTESQMENVKTLRSDITIKHPCVPPGVTAENVKVEMEDGSAYLVNFVSPAENESDPLAATASTQCRFLAESVLNKDADCESKSCSFNGIYQPSLRHQFPVGSDMFVFSYFYDRLKPIGMPTSFSLQEMLDLTQLVCSGSSIWNEFFLQKTTINELQDEPLWCLDLSFMTTLLHTGYTWM